A window of Pyrus communis chromosome 3, drPyrComm1.1, whole genome shotgun sequence genomic DNA:
TCGGCTTTACTTATTGTTGTTTGCAAAGATCTTACTTGTTTAGCTCCCCCCCAGGTATTCAATTCTTGTTGCAAATTTTATCGAAAACtttgaaacataacatgtcaagCAGTCGACCTAAAATCAAAAAATATCGCCCACTTAAATTCTAATGTAACTAGAATGTTTTCTCTGCACAATTTGTTCACCATGAGAAAcgctttttcttttgttcatggAATTGAACAACTATAGTTACATGATAAAATGGTGTTTTGCGTGTTTTGCAGTTTTCAAGTATGATCCACCGAATAACACCACACATCCTCACAGCGTCTACTTGTTCCAAGACTTTCGGAGCTTCTTGAACTGTGACTTGAGTCGAGCAAGAATGGTGGGAAATCAAACACAAGGAGGCGGAGACGGCTTTGAGTTTGTTCTCAAGAGGTGGCAGCCTTACTACTTCGCTTGCGGCGAGCGTGATGGTTTACATTGTAAGGACGGATTGATGAGGTTCCCTGTCTTCCCAATGTTTCGTGGCTACTGATCGATCGATGTTGAAACACAGTATTAAGGCAATGCACAAAACAATAATAAAGAGACTTGGTATGCAAGTTTCTGAGAGAGTATAGTAGATAATTTCAATGACATAGGTATTGACCATGTCtactatttaattattattgttctTTAGTGATGTTTTACCATGTaaccaaaaatttgaaatagtttttggaaatttgaaattgaatgtTAATGTTAATGCTGTCCTAATTAAACCTCTTATATTTccttttcagaaataatattaCATTGAGGTAGTGCATTCTCATTTTattattgatatatatatatatatatataaagaagatTATTCTTGTGATTAGTGCCTTTTTCTTCAACTCATTGTTTTTCGATTTCAAACCTTGCCTCCTTAGGGTAGATTAGGGTAGAAGCTTTTGCACAGCTGGTTCATGGTAACATGCAATATTAGCAAACAACCACTCAATTTTTGCAAATTCTTACTGAAGGGCATCAAATTCTCCAACAGGAGGGGGGCAAGCAAATAATCGAGCAATAGCAAATTTGGAAAATTAGCGGTCAAATTGCAGCGATATTAATTGGTTGAAAGAGACCAAGTAATTTTTCCAAGTGAACCCGAAGCTAATCCAATTGAGCAAATTGCGTGCCATACAATTGAAAAATTCGAGAGTAGGGAAAATATGTACAACTCGGTGAACTAACTAAAGAGGAAGCAGAGAAGAACAGACGATGTCACCCCACTTTTTAAAAATCCTACTTATGAAGACGAGTTGCCCTTTCTGCAATGCTTCATAAATCCAAGGAGGAGCCAAACAAAGAGTTAGAAACaagggatgtgacaattagtTGGATTTTCAATTGTTTGATTGAACCGAAGGCTGAAGATTCTTTCATTATAAATTCTTCCAAGAACCCGCTTGAAGTTCACTTCTCAAATTATGGAAGAGAATTTGGAATTGAACCAAAAGTTGAAGATGTGAATGATAAATTCGATTTCACACCAATGGCCAAGATATGGTGACAacgaaaaaaatgaagaagagaaagaagtctCGAGCTTTGAGAttgaagaaaagtaaaaatatgcaGCGCCTCATTGTTCCCCATATGATCATCATTTAAGAttgaagaaaagtaaaaatCCACACCGAATTTCAAAGCTACAAGGTGGAAGAAAGGGATTAAGAAGAAGATTCATGGAGTTGTTCCCCATATGATCACCATTCTCCACTTAATTctgatgcgatatttatacgcgcacaaattaaaccctctttttatcaattgtagtataggtgcaagtagggatcgttctggaccggggattaggagggattgttaatcacttggatttgactcaaaaacataaaaacacaatataaaacactaaactagactcaaagaattcaaaaatactttaaaacataaactaaacagattctaagcattaaagaacaagaaagtaaaggggggtttaggttttacgaaaattgaaataacaaaacaagttaataaactagacagaatgtaaatatgaatgtgatggaattgaatggatgaatgctagctaaggggttcatctccatacatgttatacttgcataataaaacgatttccaattgcatttcaataaatcattaattctcaacactccaagttaattaggtccgcttaaattaaccgtcaagttttccttaagttaatgaattggatgattgcatacgacaacccaaagcattcctcacaagttccctacatgaattgcataatagagatacaagcaagaatcattaagttctttgaaaactataagtgttgacgaggcattcgttactatgattgcatgaaacttatgccaagaattcgtttaacgcgattgtttataagcaacctccactacttgtgaatataagttcataacgattaggtgaaattcacttatattctagcgtcaaattcatgcatgaaaattaagtgtgcactctcaataaacatacataaataggttatcaataaaacagttaaacaaattgaattcacaacttatgaaacgtaattagaagtaatcaaatcaaaatgcaagcataaacatatatttcgaatcaccccctagctaaaggggggtttagttcctcatacaaaacaaagagaattgaaattaaacattgaaatcaaagaaacgcctaaacattccaacaactcaaacttgaattgtatgaacgtttaggctctcttctcttcctctttattgtagcataaggtctagggataattggtttgggggatggaagtgtggaatggaaaaatggtgtttggattataaggggagagatgggaagctcacggctagggaagggagaatgtgtttgtaatgtgttgtgtatgaaaatgagatgttcatgaatgaatgaatgcaagggtatttataggagtagtggagggaacatatggctatgtcatttgtaggtgaagtaggtggatgttgtaggtgaagtaggtggatgttgtaggtgaagtgggtggatgttgtaggtgaagtaggtggatgttgtaggtgaagtaggtggatgttgtaggtgaagtggatgttgtaggtgaagtaggtggatgttatgttaagtgataagtgataagtgatatgatatgtggttatgatatgataagtggttaagtggtgatgataagtgataagtgattaagtgatatgatatgtggtgatgataagtgataagtgcatgtgggttaactaatgaaggaaatgcatgtgcaatgacaatgtgttagaatggatgtgtgttatgcatggcatgattgggattaggaaaggtttaaatgtcctaaaactaaagagaacaaggttccaacactttggctccaattaggtcttcaatttcgtccaacactttggcttcaagcataagctatccgtccttagcccaaaagtgctccaaaagtctccaaaatgcatctttttgctcctttagccatttggacctacaaacacacgaaaatagcttaaagtactaaaataactaaagaaacataacgtaaatgtacgagaacaagccatttaagtcgcataaatatgctcctatcaaatacccccacacttagcttttgctagtcctcgagcaaaacagaaaaacaaaacaaaaagaacaaaacacaacctacaccttccaacaatcgtatcagggacttccaatgcacatgacaagttaaaaatcattattctcacagatttgagccatctttacacttaagtacattcttaatcatagtcaccacatactagttcacaattaagcatttaaaaccatgttttgaatgtagtaacatgccttagagaattccctcaatttcttactagatgtactctcgtttttcacacagattttctgactacacaccctgcactaggtatatgtgagaagattgatgtaaacatgtagacgaacactcacatatgttataataaggaaagcattttctggagttaataagcatgtttagatatgatctcatgaatggaatgctactacttagacgcgagaaccagtgacaccataagctcataccaagttcaaactccacaattgaaatacataacactcaatatagaagtcaagggttgtaacggggtttggggtaattggctaaaaatgaaaggtaaggataacaaacgttcttcaagcaatagtgagcaaagtattgaattaggcacttagaatttcctttagaatgcagaagtcaactttgatcacccaagggggaattacacagaacttagggccatattcattttttttttggaccctttcttcaaccatcaacgctcgtgagttcattttcacttattttcatttttttttttaagctcttttttctttctttctttcttttttcttttttttttttttttttttttcttttctttttcttttcttttgaatctcaaaacataaacacttaaacattctctcccccacacttattttctttcataatgtaactcaaaaggaattcaattaagtcatgctcactatcttttaagaacaagggtggggattgtcctaaactaggctaggtgaggaaaatgtgggtaaacaaagaataaaggctaaacaaggctcaacggggttaaaacttacaacatatacgaagtatgggaagtaaggctatttggctatggtggtggtcactacacaacttcttcttgaatatgtgttatgcaaatcaataacatgctttgaatgaaatgggcatgagttctagcatttagttctatcatgatacaattgcattctaagtagcaaccaagcaaggaataatgagatcatgcaacaactttagaaaataaagaatcacagaaaataactctccaaagaaagtaatggctcgagtctcacagggatgtagcgtttgtttgagtttcttccttcaagcatgttacaaaaacgaatttttcttttatgattgcatgtgaagtcatacattataaccataaccaagcatataccaagagtaaatcaaacttttctctatgtttataactctttctaaccgtcatgcaattataaaccaaatccttatcattgtgttggaaggtaccctaagacacaaacacacaaaaacgacttttaaaacaactctttttgggtttttcaaaacaatttttcaaatttttatgggattttcgaattataaaacaaaacacactaaaacactctaaaacaacttaaaaacaccttaaaacagcaaggaacaacattagaagttatggtggataaaaccctacgaatttgcatcaaaacactttagttacccccccacacttaaatcaaacattgtcctcaatgttttaagcatagattcacacaaaacataagtaaacacacaaaaagcaactaaacattttaaacatggcataatgtaataaacaaaaagaagagtttagggacgcaaatctggttatggagtgtaaatttcctcttctccttggtgattgcattgaggctttgatctttgtgattccacaggcttactcttgaactggtttctgcccatcgttgattttcctttgtgctacttcttgaactgggcagcaggatggttcttttggtttcccccgaaggtctgagcttcctcctgttatctgtttctttgttcaatctttgcaggagtggtcccttctctggaagtgtatcaaccgttgaagatgactactcgagagcaacgctaggtaagcaatcaggaatagattccaggcagttggctccagatcggaagactgactccaagtgccggctgattgcttcttttactttgccatgcaagtaagaacaaggacaaagaaaaagacagggaaagagcatgatatgagatacttttgcttttgaccttgatgatatgagatacctttgctttgaagaagcggtgaatgaatcagcacatgcttcaatccgccgtttcctcctgggtcatatgtaatCCAGGCATctagtatcatctttggggaagaagaaagaattgagtattttgaaaggctttgctgggagtgcgccctcagaggtgagggagagttgggcattttcttcaggtttgccctgccataaaagacgaaggtcgacatatatagagataatatcaagtggtggtaccttttacccttgtcgacaaacgttttgatcccgcaaatccggctctttgaaatagtggcgcctcttcgatctttgaatacgcctctttgatttctgagcaggcgccccttcgatttctgaacgacgccccttcgctttctgaacgacacgtggtagtgcagatgcggctccttttgacaaagctgcacgcgtcttctgaaaagcagagaaagcgtcgccgaactttgcgcttgtcggctaaagatgtgtagatgcgatgatggcctccacgtgttttcagctttgtcagaaatcttttgacaaagttgaacgcgttttctgaaaagccgagggagcgtcgcctaaattacgccggaaaatccggctctttgaatcggtggacgcgtcgtcttggctttttatagagctatcaatcaccccaacacacacactctgaagatttcccattcctgaaactcgactccggccctttgtgaaattttaactccatccaccccttctctttgaacacttttgaaaaaaatggcaaactcatcgaaccttagcttagatttgagtctcagcagcgatccggttgtgccCCATCacggtaatgtatggcgcccttcttttttatcttctaacggtcctctttcaggtgaagactctgtgatgcaggacgccacaacagctacaatagtagctaaaaacctcctcactccaaaagatagtaggctgctgtcaggacggtccgatgagttggccgttcaagagtccctcgcacttagtgttcagtgtgcgagttctgtgtccaacatgggccaacgcctgcttgctcggtcccgccaagtggaatcgttgatggcagaggtggaaagacttaagcaagagatccagcagcttaagtacgagaatagaagtttgcatgtgcttgcaaataactattcgtcggggatgaaaaggaagcttgatgagctgcaagaatctgagggtcgaattcacagtgaccgtcaaaggcttgcgtcttatctccagaggcacctttttcctgggtcatccagcgcttggccaagtattgaggcctggaatgctctagctccgatgcctcccgctccgatggcttctgctccgatgcctcccgcttctatgcctcccgcttctatgccttccgcttctgcgcctcccgcttctatgccttccgcttctgcgcctcgtagtggggcttcacgcaaacaacctttgtgaagctccacctttctccatgtttagtatctttcttttttttttttttttttttttatttttatttattgatttatttattttttattaacataaataaaatcaaacggcatggaattggtccttgaatggaaggtgatacttgaagtgaaccggcaatggtttgaattctagtgtaggtgcctgattcataaaaaacagcaagttagtataaaatgtaaaggaatttgaaaaaaacttacttgttttgtccgacaagaactcaatgacaaacaccactcctttgaaagtttcagggatattggacttggccagattgcaagtgatggttatgacttgtccaatgtcatcaaatttaacttctttggattttgtggtttcaagaacgtcctctttgatgaattcatgacattccctacttgtcacctttgaaagggcttccaagatgtctttttcaccttcttcttccttggaagtcatgaatctgcaaggaatagggatacttgttggaacggggttaaaaataatgaaatttggaacaaccatacctgtattagatggcataggagcaataggtgcctccggtaaaggtgtttccaccctttccgtgggttgggtgtattcctcttccttgtgatttgattttgatggttgagggtccgttccaacctccttgtcacttctcaacatgatttccttggcagtttcaaat
This region includes:
- the LOC137727579 gene encoding uncharacterized protein, yielding MGSNYAQITLAMVLIASMLAVSTANKDWQYGNYSGWGFSHGSYHPNKTQGPNKIVVGGSENWHFGFNYTEWALKNGPFYIKDTLVFKYDPPNNTTHPHSVYLFQDFRSFLNCDLSRARMVGNQTQGGGDGFEFVLKRWQPYYFACGERDGLHCKDGLMRFPVFPMFRGY